In Syngnathoides biaculeatus isolate LvHL_M chromosome 5, ASM1980259v1, whole genome shotgun sequence, the following are encoded in one genomic region:
- the LOC133501101 gene encoding LOW QUALITY PROTEIN: G-protein coupled receptor 20-like (The sequence of the model RefSeq protein was modified relative to this genomic sequence to represent the inferred CDS: inserted 1 base in 1 codon), translating into MISMSPNSTASWTFGNASLVSHADVSRVSNTSGAEAYLQKLAHLDEGLYNDFYGLWIALMVINVIIFLVGLVLNTLALYVFCFRTKQKSTSVIYTINLAVTDLLVNLSLPTRILLYHSGGACLTCSYLHIFSYFVNMYCSILFLTCICVDRYLAIVQVEASRRCRNASVAKCVCVSVWLFAIVVTYSFLSTAFQHAGCCLLFLTLTEFFLPLIVIVAFTLRIVWALADHRLMQQSRKRRRRAVQLLTTVLIIFTVCFTPFHVRQVVVYFYPDMPHHAVVYHLTVTLSSLNSCMDPVVYCFVTNNFQATVKNIFRRAEXSGDVVGMQHSAKASGGEPVTAVPNNVITTQPPHS; encoded by the exons ATGATCAGCATGAGCCCAAACAGCACAGCATCCTGGACTTTTGGCAACGCTTCACTTGTCAGCCACGCGGATGTGTCAAGAGTCAGCAACACGAGCGGCGCGGAAGCATATCTTCAAAAACTGGCTCATCTGGACGAAGGACTTTACAATGATTTCTACGGACTATGGATTGCGCTCATGGTCATTAACGTCATCATTTTCCTG GTGGGGCTGGTGCTCAACACGTTGGCTCTGTATGTGTTCTGTTTCCGCACCAAGCAAAAGAGCACGTCGGTGATCTACACCATCAACCTGGCCGTGACCGACCTGCTGGTCAACCTCTCTCTGCCGACGCGCATCCTGCTTTATCACAGCGGCGGAGCCTGCCTCACCTGCTCCTACTTGCACATCTTCAGCTACTTTGTCAACATGTACTGCAGCATCCTCTTCCTCACCTGCATTTGTGTGGACCGCTACCTCGCCATCGTGCAG GTCGAGGCATCGCGTCGGTGTCGCAACGCCAGCGTGGCCAAATGCGTGTGCGTCTCTGTGTGGCTGTTCGCCATCGTGGTCACGTACTCCTTCCTGTCCACCGCCTTCCAACACGCCGGCTgttgcctcctcttcctcaccttGACCGAGTTCTTCCTCCCTCTCATCGTCATCGTTGCGTTCACGCTGAGGATCGTTTGGGCGCTCGCCGATCATCGCCTCATGCAGCAGAGCAG GAAGAGACGGAGGCGGGCCGTCCAGCTGCTGACCACAGTGCTGATCATCTTCACTGTCTGCTTCACGCCATTCCACGTCCGACAG GTGGTGGTGTATTTCTACCCGGATATGCCTCACCACGCCGTCGTCTACCATTTGACCGTCACGCTCAGCAGTCTGAATAGCTGCATGGATCCGGTGGTCTACTGCTTTGTGACTAATAACTTTCAG GCAACTGTGAAGAACATTTTCCGGCGAGCAG GCAGTGGTGACGTCGTCGGCATGCAGCACAGCGCCAAAGCCTCAGGAGGGGAACCAGTCACCGCTGTCCCTAATAATGTGATCACGACTCAACCGCCACATTCTTGA